A stretch of DNA from Vibrio sp. ED004:
TGCACTAGGTCAGCTATTTGATAAGCAGGCTGAAGTTGAAGCGATCATCACAGAGACTCAAGATTCTATTGTAGCGGTAAACGACAAAGTAACGTCTGGCGAAACCACAGCAATGATGCTGATGAACAACGGTAACAACATTGCGATGTTCAACAAAGGCAGCCGCTTCTCAATCATCTTTGACGACTTCGGTTACGTTGAATCAAAGAGTGCAACAGTAGCGCCAATTAAAGGTACACACGGTAACCTCATCTCTTTCGAATACATTGCAGATGCAAAACCTGAAGTGCTTTACATCCTAGACCGCGAGAAAGCGATCGGTAAGTCAGAAGGTCGTGCACCACAACTGTTTGATAACCCATTGGTAGCAGCAACACCAGCAGCGCAACAAGGCAACATCGTTTACCTTGACTCGAGTGCTTGGTACCTAGCTGGTGGCGGTGTGACAGCGATTCACAGAATGTTGGGTGACATTGAACGTACCATTCAACAGTAACCAATAATTAGATTTTCGGGCTTATAAGAACGTTCTTATAAGCCCTTTTTCACTTTTCATACGGGCTATCCGAGACCTACCTTTAGTATTATTTCTATGTTGAAACCCATTGCAGCTGCTGTATTTCTTGTTGTGTTATGCGTTGCGTCATTGATGATTGGGGTCGCTGAAATCAGTTTTAGCGACTTCTTCAATGGCAACCAACACGCCAACTCTATTTATATTGTTAGTCGAATCCCTCGATTGTTCGCGATTGTACTGGCCGGCGCCGGTTTAAGTGTCTCTGGCTTGATCATGCAGCAAATCGTTCAGAACAAGTTTGCCGCGCCTTCAACGATGGGAACGATCGACTGTGCCATGTTGGGTTACATCGTTGGTATTCTAGTGCTAGGTAATGCCGCTCAATGGAGCTACTTAGGTTTCATCTTCGCGTTTGCTGTGTTCGGCACCATGCTATTGGTTCGCTTCCTACAACACCTCAAGTTTAAGAATGCGGTATTGGTGCCTTTGATTGGTATCATGTATGGCAACGTGGTTTCCGCGCTAACAACATTTATCGCCTACAAACACGACTTAGTACAAACCATGTCGGCATGGACGATGGCGAACTTTGCGAGTGTCTTGCAAGGCAGCTATGAAATTCTTTATCTCGCAGTGCCTGCTTGTGTGTTGGCTTATTACTTCGCGAGCCAGTTCGGTGCGGCGAGCATCGGTGAGAGCTTCGCGAAAAACATCGGTTTGAATTACCAGAAGATCGTTTTCATTGGCGTGGCTCTTGTCGCTATCTGTGCTTCTTCTGTGGTGATGATTGTTGGTGTTATTCCATTCCTTGGCCTTATCGTGCCGAATGTTGTGTCGCTGATGATGGGCGATAACATGAAGAAGATTCTACCTTGGACGGCCTACTGGGGCGTGATCTTGGTGTTGGCTTGTGACTTGTTAGCGAGAATCGTCATCTTCCCTTACGAGATTCCAATCTCAATGGTAATCAGCATCTTTGGTGGCTTGATTTTTATCTACCTAATCATGAGAGACAAGTCGAATGCGTGATTCAGTA
This window harbors:
- a CDS encoding ABC transporter substrate-binding protein, which codes for MKKTINSVRQLLSGLAIVLASSFMITAQAETVTIEHVKGTAQFDEVPQRVVVLGFGSLDVLDKIGVKPVGAPHSLMPDYLESYKETTANTGSLSEPDFEAIYMLKPDVIIAENRMLKVYDKLAQIAPTIMFSIEGDKYWADAQENWRALGQLFDKQAEVEAIITETQDSIVAVNDKVTSGETTAMMLMNNGNNIAMFNKGSRFSIIFDDFGYVESKSATVAPIKGTHGNLISFEYIADAKPEVLYILDREKAIGKSEGRAPQLFDNPLVAATPAAQQGNIVYLDSSAWYLAGGGVTAIHRMLGDIERTIQQ
- a CDS encoding siderophore ABC transporter permease, translating into MLKPIAAAVFLVVLCVASLMIGVAEISFSDFFNGNQHANSIYIVSRIPRLFAIVLAGAGLSVSGLIMQQIVQNKFAAPSTMGTIDCAMLGYIVGILVLGNAAQWSYLGFIFAFAVFGTMLLVRFLQHLKFKNAVLVPLIGIMYGNVVSALTTFIAYKHDLVQTMSAWTMANFASVLQGSYEILYLAVPACVLAYYFASQFGAASIGESFAKNIGLNYQKIVFIGVALVAICASSVVMIVGVIPFLGLIVPNVVSLMMGDNMKKILPWTAYWGVILVLACDLLARIVIFPYEIPISMVISIFGGLIFIYLIMRDKSNA